A window of Phenylobacterium sp. NIBR 498073 genomic DNA:
GCAGCGCGACACCATCGTCAACGTCTACTCGACCACCAAGACGATGACCGCCCTGACCGCCCTGCTGCTGGCCGACCGCGGCGAGCTCGACTTCGACGCCCCGGTCGCCCGCTACTGGCCGCAGTTCGCCGCCGGCGGCAAGGAAGCCGTCAAGGTCAGCCACCTGATGAGCCACTCGGCGGGCCTCTCGGGCTGGAAGGAGCCGCTGGTCAAGGAGGATCTCTACGACTGGGACAAGGTCACCGCCCTGCTGGCGGCCCAGGCCCCGTTCTGGGAGCCGGGCACGGCCCCCGGCTATCATGCCCTGACCCAGGGCTATCTGGTCGGCGAAGTCGTGCGCCGCATCACCGGCAAGAGTCTGGGCACAGTGTTTCGCGAGGAGATCGCCGAGCCGCTCGGCGCCGACTTCCACATCGGCCTGCCGGCCTCGGAGGACGCCCGCGTCGCCGAGCTGATCGCCCCGCCCCCGGCCGAGGCCGGTCTCGGCGCCGGGCCGCGGAGCGAACTGCAGGCCAACATGTCCGACAACCCGCCGCTTGAGGTCTCGGAAACCCGCACCCGCGCCTGGCGCGGCGCGGAGATCCCGGCCGCCGGGGGAACCGGCAACGCCCGCTCGGTGGCCGAGGTGCAGTCCCTGCTGGCCAACGGCGGCGTCGCCAAGGGCAAGCAGATCCTGTCGGAAGCCGGCTGCCGCAAAGCGCTGGAGCTGCAGATCGAAGGGCCCGACCTGATCCTCGGCATCCCCGCCCGCTTCGGCATGGGCTTCGGCCTCGCCGGCGGAGCGGTGCCGCTGCCCAACCCCAACACCATCTACTGGGGCGGCTATGGCGGCTCGCTGGTGATCATCGACATGGATGCGCGCACGACCTTCGCCTACGCCATGAACAAGATGGCGGGCACCACGACCGGCGACATGCGCGCCTTCAGCCTGGCCATGGCGATGTGGGAAGCATTGGGCTGAGACGGCGCGCCCGTACGCGCCGCCTCAGCCCTCAGGCTTCTAGGATGGCCAGATCCTAGTCGCCTTTCTTCTTCTCGGCCGCGGTGACCACGCCGTCGCCGTCGCCGTCCTGTTCGGCGAAGGCGCGCAGGCCCGAGGCCTCGAATTCGGCCGGCGTCATCTTGCCGTCCTTGTCGCTGTCGAGGACGCCGAAACGGACATGCGCCTGGCGCATCTGGCGCACGCGCTGCTCTTCCTTGCGCTCGGCGCTCTCGTTCGAGGCGGCCAGCTGGGCGGTCAGGCGGCCCTCGTACTCGCCGACATACTCGGCCTCCGTCAGGACGCCGTCCTTGTCGGCGTCCATGGCCGCGAAGCGCTGGTCGCGGACAGTCTTGAACTCGGCGGCGGTCACCTTGCCGTCCTTGTCGAGATCGTAGTCGGTGACGAAGGCCGAATGCTCATGCGGCGCGGCCTGGGCCGAGGCCGCGCCCAGCGCCAGCAGCGCGGCGGTCATGGCGAGGGGAAGATGGATGCGGGTCATGTCGATCGGTCCTATTGGGTCGCTTCGAAGGTCAGGGTGTAGGAGTAGCTGCGGTACCGGGTCTCGGCCCCAGCCGGCGCCGCCGTGCGGTGGCGGATCAGCGCCAGATAGGTCCCGGCGTCCGGCGGGGTGATCGCGAACCGCCCCGCGGCGTCGGTGGTGATCTGGCCGGCAAGCTGCTTTTTGCCGTCATAGGCGCCGGCGCTGCGGAACACTTCGACATGGGCGCCGCTGACCGGCTTGCCCTCGAACAGCAGCTCGAAGCTGGCCGGCTGGGCCGCGAAGATCTCGCTCGGGTGGGTGATCGGGCGCAGCTCCAGGCTCTTGCCGGTCGGCGCCAGGGCGTCCGGGCTCGGCCCGCCGCGGGTCACATAGACTTCGGCCAGGGTCATGCTCTGCACGTCGACCAGCTCGGCGCCGGCCGGCTTGTCCTTGCCCTCGCTGATGATCCACTGGCCCTTGGCGTCACGGTACATCTTGCCCTTGCGGCCGAACCGCTCGCCTGACGAGACGCGATAGGTGCCCTTCGCCGCGATCGGCGCTTCGAACACCGCCAGGTCGCGCAGATAGGTTACCCCCGAGATCGGGGTCACCGCCCCTCCCGGCCCGCGCACGTGCCAGGCGTCCGACTTCATCACCACCTCGGCCTGGAACGGGTCCTCGGTGAAGCTCGCCTGGACGGTGACGTGGTCACGGTCGGTCAGGTCGAACAGGTTCGGCAGCATGTAGGGCATGTGCGCCTGCGCCATGCCCGGCGCCGCCGCCAGCACTCCGGCGCCTGCCAGCGCCGCAAATCCGATACGCCCCATTGGGTCCCCTTCATCAGTTCGTATGTCGCCGACTAATGCACTTGCGAGTCACTTGCAATTGACTTTCGAATGCTGCATTGACGGCCTCGTCGAAGCGCCCACGGGGGGCGTCACGCGAGTCATATGCGATTGACTCGCACTTGCATATCATTTGGAGAGATCTATGGCGCGTGGACGGTACGGACTTCTGGCGGGGGCCTCGGTCCTGCTGCTGGCCGGGGCGGCGAACGCTCAGCAGGCGCCTGAGAGCGCGGCCGCCCAGCTCTCGCTCGGCCGCATCGTCGTCTCCGCCGGCGCCGAGAAGGTCGCCATCGACACGCCCCAGGCGGTCACCGCCCTCGAACAGGACGACATTGACGACGCCCAGGCCACCACCATGGGCGATCTGCTAGAAGCCATTCCCGGGGTCAGCGTCGTCGGCGGCGTCTCGGCCCTCGGCCAGGGCTTCAACATCCGCGGCATGGGCACCGGCATCGCCGACTCCGACAGCCGCATCCTCACCCAGATCGACGGGGTGACGAAGTTCTACGAACAGTACCGGATGGGCGCGCTGTTCAGCGAGCCGGACATGTACAAGCGCGTCGAGGTCCTGCGCGGCCCGGCCTCGTCCACCCTGTACGGGGCGGGCGCCCTGGCCGGGGTGGTCAACTTCACCACCAAGGACGCCTCGGACTTCCTGACCGGGGATGACCGCTTCGCCGTGCGCCTGCGCGCCGGCTTCGAGAGCAACAACGAAGGCCTGTTCGGCGCCGCCATCCTCGCCGGCCAGCCGGCTGAAAACCTCGACCTTCTGGCGATGTACACCCGCCGCGAGGCCGACGACTACAAGAGCGGCGACGGGACCACGGTCGTCCCTTCCGGCGTCACCTCCAGCTCGTACCTGCTGAAGGGCCGCTACTACATCGGCGGCGACAATGACCACAGCGTCTGGGCGACCTATCAGAACTGGCTGTCCGACAGCACCCAGATCTACGACCAGGCCGAGGCGTTCGGGACCACGCCGGTCCGCCGCAAGGTCGACGACGTCACCGCCACCTTCGGCTACGAAAACGACTTCGGCGGCTCCAAGCTGTTCGATCTCGAGGCCCAGGCTTCCTACGCCAATTCCAAGGTCGAGCAGCGCGAGACCACCTTCCTGTCCGGCGTGGTCTATTCCGAGTTCTCCTACGAGACCTGGCAGGGCCGCATCCAGAACACCTCGCGCTTCGACTGGGGCGAGGACTGGACCGGCTTCCTGTTCCTCGGCACCCAGGCCTACAAGCAGGAGCGCCGCAATCCGCGGGTCACCGCCGCCGGAAACACCGTGCCCGGCGCCGCCACCCACCCGGAAGGCGACATGGGCAAGTACGGCCTCTACGCCCAGGCCGAGCTGATCTGGTCGGACAGGCTGACCATCATCCCCGGCGTCCGCGTCGACTGGACCAAGCTTAAGCCCGGCGCCGGCGTCACCAACCGCACCGAGGTCGAGGACAGCGCCGCCTCGCCCAAGCTGGCGGTGCTCTATTCCTTCACCGACAACTTCGCGGTGTTCGGCTCGGTCGCCCGGACCGTCCGCATGCCGGTGCTGGACGAGATCTACAGCCGCACCAGCGCCACCGCGAACAACTTCAGCCTCAACCTGAAGCCGGAAGAGTCCGACAACTTCGAAGGCGGCTTCACCCTGTCGTTCGACGACGTGCTGACCCAGGGCGACGCCGTCCGCGCCAAGGTCACCGCCTTCCGCAACGACGTCTCCAACCTGATCACCCGCGGCACGGCCAACTCGGCCTACTTCGTCAACATCGGTGAATCGCGGTTCCAGGGCGTCGAGATCGAGGCCGAATACGCCTCGCGCAACCTCTTCGCCCGCGCCGGCCTCTCGCGTATCGAGGGCGAGAACCGCCTCACCGGCCAGCCGCTCAACACCATCCCGGCCGACGAGCTGGACATGACCGTCGGCTGGCGCTTCACCGACCAGAACCTCTCGGCCGGCTGGCGCGGCGAATTCGCCGCCGACCAGGAGGACATCGGCCCCGGCGGCCGCCGCACCGGCGGCTACGGCGTGCATGGCCTGTTCGTGACCTGGACGCCGGACCAGGGCCCGTTCGAGGGCCTGGAAGTCCGCGCCGCAGTCGACAACGTCCTCGACAAGCAGTTCCGCCGCCATCTGCAGTCGCTCGACGCCGAAGGCCGCACCTTCAAGCTGACTCTGGCGCGGACGTTCTGATGTTCGCGGTCACGCCCGCACGCACGCTCGCCTTCGCGGTCTCCGCGGCGCTGAACCTCGGCCTCATCGCCCTGGTCGTGCGCTCGGCGGCCGACGAGCCGCCCGTGTGGGACGAGACCGTGATCATGGCGGAGTTGGTTCAGGTCCGGGGCGGCGCGAATAACGCCCCGGTCCCCACGTCGGCGCAGGCTCCTTCCTCCCCTCCTCGGGATCCTGCGCCGACGACTTCCGCCTCTGTCCCCGCGCCGCCTCAGCCGCGCGAGGCGCCTGCTGCGTCATCTACGGCCGCCGCCACGCTGGCCCCCTCGCCCCCGCCTGCGCAGGTCGCAGCCGCCTCCGGGCCGCCGGCCCAGGCCGCGCCGGCTCAGCGCCAGGGAACCCGCGACGGCCTCGACATCGACGCCAGGAACGGCGCCGGCGCCGATTACGCCTCGCGCCTGCGCGCCTGGCTGGAGGCGCACAAGACCTACCCCAAGCGCGCGCGCATGCGTCGCGAGGAGGGCGTCGTGCATGTCCACTTCGCGGTCGACCGCCAGGGCCAGCTTCTCGGCGGCGACGTCGTCCGCTCGTCCGGCTACGCCAGCCTCGACGCCGAGGCCATGGCCATGCTGGACCGCTCCAACCCGTTCCCCGGCGCCCCGCACAGCGTGCGTGGCGAACGGATCGAGGTCTCAACCCCCGTGGAGTTCTTCCTCACCCGCTGACGCTCGTCCGGGCGAAGGCCGAGGCCCACGACCGGGCTTGGCGTCGGTCACCGGTTCGGTCGACGCGCTGGACCCCGGCCTTCACCCGCACGAGTGGCGATCAAACGTGTCATCCCGGTTTCGGCGCAGCCGAAGACCGGGACCCATGAACACCAGATCCTGGAAGCAAGCCCACGGTGTTCACCACTACCGGCGGACGCAGGCGCGAATGGGTCCCGGACAAGCCCTATGGGCTTTCCGGGATGACACTCTGTGGGGCCTACACCCCGTTCGCCGCGCTGAGCACCGCGCGCACCGAGGCGGTCGCCACGTCGGCGTCCATCCCCACCCCGAACACCGTGCGCCCGTCGGCCGTGCGGCACTGGACATAGGCCGCGGCCATGGCGTCGCTGCCGGCCCCGATCGCGTGCTCCTGGAAATCGGCGACGTCGAGCTTCAGCCCGCAGTCGGCCTCCAGCGCCGCCAGCAGGCTGGAGATCAGCCCGTTGCCGCGCCCGCGGATCGTCATCTCGCGCCCGTCCAGCCGCAGTTGGCCGACGAACACCCGCTGGCCGTCGACCCGCGAGACACCGGACTCTTCAAAGCTCGCCAGCTCGAACTTCTGTCCCGGGGTCAGGTGGTAGGCCCGCTCGAACGCCTCCCAGATGTCGGCCGTCGCCAGCTCGCGGCTGGTTTCGTCGGCCAACTGCTGCACCGCGCGGCTGAAGTGCGCCTGCATCGGCTTGGGCAGTTTCAGGCCCTTGTCCTGCTGCAGCACCCAGGCGACGCCGCCCTTGCCGGACTGCGAGTTGACCCGGATCACCGCCTCGTAGCTGCCGCCCAGGTCGGCCGGGTCGATCGGCAGATAGGGCATGGCCCAGAGCTGGTCGTTGCGCTTGGCCTGGGCTTCGAAGCCCTTCTTGATCGCGTCCTGGTGGCTGCCCGAGAACGCCGTGAACACCAGTTCGCCGGCATAGGGATGACGCGGGTGGACCGGCAGCTGGTTGCAGTACTCGACGGTCTTCACGACCGTCTCCATGTCCGAGAAGTCCAGCTCCGGATCGACGCCTTGCGTGTAGAGATTCAGCGCCAGGGTCACCAGGTCGACATTGCCGGTGCGCTCGCCGTTGCCGAACAGGCAGCCCTCGATGCGGTCGGCGCCGGCCATCAGCCCCAGCTCGGCCGCCGCCACCCCGGTGCCGCGGTCGTTGTGCGGATGCAGCGAGATCACCACGGCCTCGCGCCGCGAGATGTGACGGCACATCCACTCGATCTGGTCGGCATAGATGTTCGGGCTGGCCGCCTCGACCGTCGCCGGCAGGTTCAGGATCACCGGCTTCTCCGGCGTCGGCTCCAGCACGTCCAGCACCGCCTCGCAGACCTCCAGGCTGAACTCCAGCTCGGCGGTCGAGAAGGTCTCGGGGCTGTACTCATAGCGCCAGTCGGTGCCCGGCCGCCGCTCGGCCTGCTCGCGCATGATGCTGACGCCCTCGATCGCCAGCGCCTTCACGCCCGCGCGGTCCAGCCCGAACACCACCTCGCGCCAGACCGGCGAGACGGCGTTGTAGAGGTGCACGGTCGCGGTGCGCGCGCCCTCCAGCGCCGCAAAGCTGGTCTCGATCAGGTCCCGTCGCGACTGGGTCAGCACCTGGATCATCACGTCGTCGGGCACCCTGCCCTGCTCGATCAAGCCGCGGATGAAGTCGAACTCGGTGGCGCCCGCCGAGGGGAATCCGACCTCGATCTCCTTGGCCCCGATGCCGACCAGCAGATCGAAGAAGCGCTGCTTCTTCTCGGCGTTCATCGGGTCGGCCAGCGCCTGGTTGCCGTCGCGCAAATCGGTCGACAGCCAGCGCGGCGCCTTGGTGATGGTCTTCGACGGCCACTGGCGGTCGGTCAGGTGAACTTGAGGGAACGGACGATATTTGACGGAAGGGTCGCGCAGCATTGTGCAGCTCTCTCTGGGAGGCGGGCAGTCGGAATTGTCGATGAGGCTGGCGTGCCGCCGCCGGGGCAGCCGATTAGATCCGGCGGCCGCCGGTAAGTCGCGCAAGAAGGGCTGCAAAGGTGCGAACCATGGCCCTTCATAGCCGCCGCCCGTGCGCGGTTCAACCTTGCGGCGCTCTCAGCCGACCGTCACGAACGTCTCGCTCTCGATCACCCACTGGCCGACCACCTTCTTCCAGGCAGCTAGATAGGGCCCGGTCGCGGTCTGGTCTTTCCAGGTCGCCAGCCAGGTCCCGGTCTCGGCGGCGCGCATCCCGTCGCCCGCCAGGGTCACGCTCTGCGTCGTCCGCAGATAAGTCACGAAGCTCGGGTCGGCGAACTGCGCCTCGAACGCGGCGATGATCGCGGGCGCGCCCATCAAGAGGCCGCCCTCGCCCGAGATCAGGTTGGCGTCGGCTGCGAAGAACGGCTTCAGCCGCGGCGCGTCGTGGGCGGCGATCAGCTTGTTGGTCAGCTTGCGCCGTGCGCGGATAGCGTCTTCGGGAGCGGTCACGGCTCGACCACCACGGTGCCGACCTTGCCGCCGCTTTCGACCAGTTCGTGCGCACCGGCGCAGTCTTCCAGCGGGAAGCGCCCGGCCACCGACAGCATGCGCTCGCCGGTCCCGATCCAGCGGGTGATGTCGGCCTGCGCCCGGCGCCGCGCCTCGTGCGGCGACACCGGCAGGTAAACGCTGTTGATCTGAAGGTTGAGGCCCATCATCGCCCCGGCCGGCATCACCGGCTCCCGCGCGCCCTTGGTGGCGTAGTAGGCGATCGAACCGTTCAGCCGCACGCTGGCCAGCGTCGAGGCCAGGTTGCCGCCGAAGTCGACCTCGACCACGTGATGCACGCCCTCGCCGCCGGTCAGCTCGCGCACCCGCGCGGCGACGTCCTCGCGGCGATAGTCGATGACGTGATGCGCCCCGCCCTCGCGGGCCCGCTGCGCCTTTTCCTCCGAGCTGACGGTGGCGATCACGCTCGCCCCGGCCCAAGCGGCCAGCTGCACCGCATAGTGGCCGACCGCGCCGGCGCCGCCGGTGACCAGCACCGTGCGGCCCTGCACCGGTCCGGCCAGGAACAGGCTGCGATGCGCGGTCATGCAGGGAATGCCCAGGGTCGCGCCTTCCGCGAACGACACTGTGTCCGGCAGCTCGCTCAGCAGGTCGACGTCCAGCTCGATGTACTCGGCCGCCGAGCCGAAGGCCCGGCCGTTGCGCTGGCCGTTGTAGAACCAGACCCGCTTGCCGACCCAGGCTTCGGAGACGCCCGGGCCCACCGCCTCGACCACGCCGGCCCCGTCGCTGTTGGGGGTGATGCGCGGGTAGGCCATCGGCGCAGGTCCCGCCCGCATCCCGGCGTCGGACGGGTTGACCCCCGAGGCCCGCACCCGGACCAGCGCCTGGCCCTGCCCGGCCTGCGGCGTGGGCCGCTCGCCCAGTTCCAGCACCTCGCGCGCCGGCCCCGTCCGCTCGTACCAGATCGCCCGCATGGCCCCTCCAACTCGTTGAGGAGGACAGGTCTAGGGGAGGTCCGAGCGGAAAAGAAGGGCGCGCGATCCAGTGTCATCCCGGTTTCGGCGTAGCCGAAGACCGGGACCCATGAACACCAGATAGTGCGGGAAGCGGCTCAGCCCGCGCCAAGCGCTCCATGCTCCCCGCGAATGGGTCCCGGACAAGCGCTTCGCGCTTTCCGGGGTGACACTCGAGGTTCGCCTACTCCGACACCCAGTTGCCGTGGAACCCGAACGGCACGCGCCGCGGCAGCTGCGCGGTCCCGATCGGGCCCTTGGCGACGTCCTGGGCGTCGAACACCAGGAAGTCGCTGCGGTTCTCGGCCGCCCGCCAGACCACCGCCGTCACCCAGCCGTCGCCCTCGTCGGCGCTGTCCGAGCGCGGGGTGAACACCGGCTCCGACGTCATGTCGCCGCCGCTCAGCTCGTAGACCTGGCGCTTGCCGGTCTTCAGATCCAGGTGGGCGATCGCCGTCTGCTTGATGGTCTTGGCGCCCGACGGATCGGCCGCGTACCAGCCGTGGCGATAGGCCAGGCCCGCATGCCGCTCGTCGAAGCGCGGGAACTCGCCGTCCAGGTCGTCGATCGCCTCTTCCTTGATGGCGTCCGAGTTCCCCGTCAGGTCGAAGGTCCAGCGCACCAGCCGCGCCGCCGACTTGGCGCCGGGCGAGCCGTCGGCGTTCGGGAACAGCGGGGCGCTGTCATAGCGGAACACGTCGGCGATGATCTTGCCGTCCTCCTCCCAGGCGTTCATCGGGTGGAAGACGTAGGACGGCGGCGCGTTGAACCAGCGGATCGTCGAGACGTCGGCGTCGCGGCGCATCACCGCCACGTGGCTGCCCTTGTCGGGCTCCCAGGCGAAGGCCGGCAGGCCGCTCATCGCCCGCTGCAGGCTGCCGGTCAGCGGCAGCACCGGGAACAGCACGTAGTTATCGGTGACCAAGAAGTCGTGGATCATCGAGGAATAGGGCGCCTCGAAGTCGTCGCGCCGCACCACCTTGCCGGTCGCGTCGGTGACGCCGTAGCTGATCCCCGTGCCGAACGGCATCGGCCCGATCCCGTAGCCGAACCAGACCATCTCGCCGGTCTTCGGATCGATCTTCGGGTGCGCCGTGACCCGTCCCTTATACGGCTCGACCGGTCCCTTGGACTCCAGGGTCCGCGGCTGCATCTCGAAGGGCAGGTGCCCCTCCTCCAGCGCCAGCAGCTTGCCGGCGTGGAAGACGATGTTGGTGTTGGCCACCCCGCCGCTGTCCTTGCCGAGCACACTGGGATCGGTGGTCGCCGGGTTGCCGAACGCCCCCCACAGCGCCCGGCCGGCGGCGTTCTCCGCCTCCCACTTGGGCGTACGCACATAGCGGTTGCGGTAGCTGACCTTGCCGTCCTCGACATGGAAGGCGTGGATCATCCCGTCGCCGGAGAACCAGTGATACTCGCCGCGCGGCTCGAACTGCGGATTGGGCCCGGTGCGGTAGAGCGTTCCGCGCAGGCCCTTGGGGATCTCGCCGATCACCGTCAGTTCGAAGTCGTCCTCGCTGCGGACCGGCGCGAAGTTACCGGACAGATAGGGGTTGATGCGGGCATCGCCGTCCATGGTCTTCCTCCTCTGACGCCGGCCTCACGCCGGTCGAATGATATGTCCCTCGTCGGGCCGCGCGCGGCCTTCCAGCACCTCGCGATAGGCGGCCAGAAGCCCCTCAGGGCCCGTCGATTGCTTGAGCCTCAGCCAGCCGGCGTCGGCTACGAACTCGCGCAGCGCCGCGGCGAACCGCCGGTCGAGTTCCTCAGGGCCCCATTCGGCCGCCCGCTTGCGGATCTGGTCGGGGGCGAAGAACAATACCGGCTGCGGGCCGGGCAGCGCGCGCGGCGCGCGATCGCCGCTCCAGTGCGTGCCGCCGACGATGATGCTGCGAGCCAGGCTCTCGCCCAGGGCGCTGTGGACCGTCTCGTTCACCTGCGCGTCGCCGGCGAAGTCGACATAGGCCGCCGGCCCTTCGACCTTCAGCGCGGCCGCCTCGCCATAGGGGACGATGCGGTCGTAGAGGCCCAGCGCCCCCAGGGTCTTGGCGTTGCCCGGCGAGGTCAGCCCCACCACCGGCACGCCGCGCCGCCGCGCGAACCAGGCCAGGCCCATCGCCGTCTTGCTCGACGCGCTCGACAGCACCAGCGTCTTCACCGACGCGTCCTCGGACAGGAAATCGTCCAGCAGCCACGAGGTCATGAACAGCGGCCGCAGCAGCGCCCGATGATCATCCATCGCCTCTTCGGGCGCCTCGGCATAGGCGTTGTAGGTCGGCGGCAGCCCGGCCCGGTGCGCGGAGGTGTCGACATAGCCGCCGCCCTTGCGCGCCAGCCGCGCCGTGAAGCTGCTCGACATCGGCAGGTAGCCGAACACCCGCAGGCCGACGGGCGTGTCCGCCGCCTGCGATTCCACCACCCGCGCGAAGCCCCAGACCGGGATGCGGCCCAGCCCGCCCTCGGCCGGGAAGAACTTCCAGTAGCCGAACGCCTCGCCGATCAGGCCATAGGTGATGTTGTTGGCGGTCAGCGCGAAACGCTCGACCTCCAGCCGGACCTCGCCGTCCGCCAGCGGCGCCCGCGGGGCGGCCTCGCGCACCTCGACATGGCGCAGATCGTCCCGCGCAACGAGCACATCCCAGTCCGACATCGCTTCCTCGCCTTTTACATTGTAAATTTATTACGTAAGAGCTAACCCAGGACAAGCACTTTCTTTTGGGTCGATTTTACCGATGCCCCGCGTCCTCTCCGAGTCCGATGTCGCCGACTTCCGCGAACGCCTGTGCGACGCGGCTGAGAAGCTGTTCGCCGAAAAGGGACCGGACGCGGTGACCATGCGCCAGCTGGCCGCCGAGCTCGGGGTCAGCCCGATGACCCCCTACCGCTACTTCACCGACAAGGAAGACATCCTGGCGGCGGTGCGCACCAACGGCTTCAACCGCTTCGCCGAAGCGCTGGAGACCGCGCTCGCCCACACCCAGGGCAGCGCCAAGGCCAAGAGCTCGGCGGTGGGCGAGGCCTATCTGAACTTCGCCTTCGAACACCCGCAGACCTACAAGCTGATGTTCGATCTCAACCAGCCGCACGAGCAGGACTACCCCGAGCTGGTCGCCGCCGCCTCGCGGGCCAACGCCATGCGCTCGGCCTACATCAAGGGCCTGGTCGAGGCCGGCGTCATGGAAGGCGACCCCGAGGAGATCGGCCGCATGTACTGGGCCGCCACCCACGGGGCGGTGACCCTCGAACTGGCCGGCAAACTGCCCAAGGGCATGGCCCGCATCATCAACCGCCAGCTCGGCCATACCCTCGCCAAGGGCCTGCGGCCGGGGGCGTGACTTGAAACCGCCCGCCCGTGAGTTCGAGGCCGATCGGTTCTTCGCGCTCTGGGCGGAATTGGAGCGCGACGTCGCCGACAACCGGGCGCCGCAGCTCGACGGCCTGCACGACGCCGGCAATGAATCCCTCGCATGCCGCCCTGCGGCGCCTGAGGCAGGCTTCGCCGCGGCGGTGATCCACGGCGGAACCCTCGCCTGGGCCGGCGGCGGTTGGACGGACCTCTTCGGGGTCGGGGCGCCGGCGATCCCGCCGGCCACGGCGCACGCGGCTCGATCCGGACGGGCCTACCTAGTCCTGGAAGACCGCCGCGGACAGGCGGTGCTGACCGTGCTGGCGGCCCGCCGCCACGCCGCCGCCTGGCCCGTCGCCGGCGCGCTGGCCAATGCGCCCGGGGACAGCGCGCTGGTCGCCATGGCCTTCGCGCCCAGCCGCATGCGCGGCTTCGCCGACTTCGCCGCGCGCGTCTACGGCCTCGGCCGGTC
This region includes:
- a CDS encoding DUF2855 family protein, with the translated sequence MSDWDVLVARDDLRHVEVREAAPRAPLADGEVRLEVERFALTANNITYGLIGEAFGYWKFFPAEGGLGRIPVWGFARVVESQAADTPVGLRVFGYLPMSSSFTARLARKGGGYVDTSAHRAGLPPTYNAYAEAPEEAMDDHRALLRPLFMTSWLLDDFLSEDASVKTLVLSSASSKTAMGLAWFARRRGVPVVGLTSPGNAKTLGALGLYDRIVPYGEAAALKVEGPAAYVDFAGDAQVNETVHSALGESLARSIIVGGTHWSGDRAPRALPGPQPVLFFAPDQIRKRAAEWGPEELDRRFAAALREFVADAGWLRLKQSTGPEGLLAAYREVLEGRARPDEGHIIRPA
- a CDS encoding TetR/AcrR family transcriptional regulator — translated: MPRVLSESDVADFRERLCDAAEKLFAEKGPDAVTMRQLAAELGVSPMTPYRYFTDKEDILAAVRTNGFNRFAEALETALAHTQGSAKAKSSAVGEAYLNFAFEHPQTYKLMFDLNQPHEQDYPELVAAASRANAMRSAYIKGLVEAGVMEGDPEEIGRMYWAATHGAVTLELAGKLPKGMARIINRQLGHTLAKGLRPGA